The Setaria viridis chromosome 2, Setaria_viridis_v4.0, whole genome shotgun sequence DNA window AACTAAGCTGGTTGATAGTGAACTTGTGAAGCAATCAGCTCTCATGAAATCACTTTCTACTCTTGAAGGGCTTTTATCTCTTGCCAATTTTCTTCTAAAGGGAACAACCATTATGATTTCAGAACTGGCTTTTGCAGATGCTGAGATATTGAAggaattggggaaggtttataCTGAAGTCACATGGCAGATCTCTTTACTCAGTGATGCCAAGGTGGATAAGCAAGAGTCAGATCAAGATGATGTAGCTGGAGATGCTTCAATTTCTAATGCATCTGAAAGGGATAGTGATGATGACACAAGTGCAGCACCAGTAGCAAGATATATGAATTCTGTTTCAGCAAGAGCCTCTTTATCACCCTGGAGCATGGAGCAAGATTTTGTATCAGCAGTCCGATCTGCTGCCAACATGCACCGCCATGGTCGGCACTCACTATCAAGGATACGTGGGCGCCTAAGTGGAGTATTGGATGCAACACATACTGATTTGGATGGCCCTTTTTCTCCAGCAGAGATCTCTAGGAGTCATGATGCTTCAAAGAAAAGTCCTGAAGTTGTTGTTTCTGAACTTCTGACAAAGCTTGGCTACACCATGCGTTCCTTCCTCTCTACCCTTGTCAAAGGATTACCAGCTCGTCGTCGAGCTGACTCTAATCTTAGCCCAGCTTCAAGAAGTcttgtgactgcacttgcacaACTTTTCCTTAGCGCTCTTGGTTACTCTGGACATTCTACCGCTGGCTTTGAGATGTCGTTATCTGTCAAATGTCGATACCTTGGAAAGGTTGTGGAAGACATGGCTGTGCTTACATTCGACAGCAGGCGTCGCTCATGCAATTCTGCACTTGTTAATAGTTTCTATGTGAATGGAACGTTCAAGGAAGTTCTAACTACCTTTGAAGCCACCAGTCAGCTTCTATGGACGCTTCCTTTCTCTGCTCCTGCTGGCACAGATCAAGGTTCCTCTATTAATGAGAAGGTGTCTCACAATACCTGGCTTCTGGATACGTTGCAGAGTTATTGTAAATTGCTAGAATATTATGTGAACTCTACATTCTTATTGTCTCCATCCTCTTCTCATAATCAGCTTCTTGTCCAGCCTATTGTTACTGAGCTGTCAATTAATCTATTCCCCGTGCCTTCAGAGCCAGAATCATTTGTTCGTATGCTTCAATCTCAAATTCTAGACGCAGTCCTTCCTGTTTGGAATCATAAAATATTTCCTGAGTGCAGCCCAACTCTTGTTACCTCCTTGGTCTCAATTATGAACAATATATGCTCTGCTGTTGGAGATCTGAAGCAAAGCCGCAATATTGCCGGGGTTGCCAACCAGCGTGTTACTAGCCCCCCTCTTGATGAGTCAGCTATTGCTACGATTGTTGAAATGGGATTTTCAAGAGCTAGGGCAGAAGAAGCTCTGAGAAGCGTCAGAACTAACAGCGTGGAGATGGCAACTGATTGGTTGTTCAGCCATCCAGAAGAATTTGTTCAAGAAGATGTGCAGCTTGCACAGGCACTAGCTTTGTCACTTGGAAACTCCATTGAAACACCCAAGGAGGATGGAAGCAATAAGAATGATACAGCTACTGCTGAAGAAAAAGGTGTATTTGTGCTCCCTTTGGATGACATTCTCACTGTATCGACAAAGCTTTTCTGCTCTAGTGATTCCGCCATGGCTTTCCCATTGACTGACCTTCTAGTGACACTATGCAACCGTAATAAGGGGGAATACCGACAGCGGGTAGTCCTGTATCTTTTTGAGCAACTAAGACGTTTTTCGTCAGATACCATCACTGATGCAGGTGCTTTGTATTCCGTTGCCCATTTGTTGGCTTTGCTTCTGAGTGAAGACAGTGGCATACGTGAAATTGGTGCTGAAAATGGTGTCACCCCTCACGTTCTTAACATGTTAGAAAATCTTAAATCAAGGACAGACCACACAGATAAGACTTGGAATTCTATCAGTGCTCTGTTGCTCATATTGGATAACATGCTACAATTTAATCCAAAGCTTAATACGGAAACAACAGATGGTGCATCCAAGTCAACTTCTGACATATCCAGTGCTGACAGCAAGGCAAATCCAGCACCACCTGATGAAGAGAAAACTGAAACTATGGATTCAGCAGACGATGCAAGTGCTAATGTGTTTGAAAAGATTTTGGGGAAATCTACTGGCTATTTGACCGATCAGGAGAGCCAAAAGGCACTGGTTTTCTGCTGTGAATTCATCAAGAAACGTGTGCCAGCAACAGTTATGCAAGCTGTTCTTCAGCTCAGTGCCCGCTTGACAAAGACACATGCTCTTGCTGCTCAATTTTTTGAAAATGGTGGCCTATCATCTCTTTTAAATCTCCCAAGTGCTTGCATCTTTCCAGGATTTGAGACCTTAGCATCTGCCATTGTGCGCCACCTCATTGAGGATCCTCAGACCTTGCAGAGTGCCATGGAATTGGAGATACGACAGTCATTAAGCAACCGTGGCAGTCGTACTCCACGCTCATTTCTGACAAATATGGCACCGCTGATATCTAGGGATCCTGTGATCTTCATGAGGGCCGTAACTTCAGTCTGCCAGTTAGATTCTTCAGGAGGGAGAATGAATGTAGTCTTGTTGAAGGATAAGGAAAGAGACAGGGAGAAACAGAAAGTTCCTTCAATAGAAAGTGGTGTGCCATGCAATGAGCCTGTTCGGGTGACAGCTGATATTAAGTCAGTTGATACACCGAACAGATGGTCACGGAGCCACAAAAAGGTTCCTGCTAGTCTTTCGCAAGTGATCGATCAGCTTCTCGAGATCATTATGAGCTATCCATCTGCAAGCAAAGAACAGGGGTTTGATGGTTACTCCCTGTTGACTCCAATTGATGTTGACGAACCAAACACTAAGGGAAAATCCAAAGTTGATGATGGCCAAGAGCTTGAGGGTGATGCTCTCTCTGAGAGATCTGCCTTACTGTCAAAGTTGGCATTTGTGCTTAAGTTGATGAGTGAGATACTCCTCATGTATGTGCATGCAGTAGGGATAATTCTGAGACGGGATACAGAGATATCACAGTCACGAAGTTGCGATCAAGGTGCTGGACACAGTGGTCTACTGCATCATATATTCTATCTGCTACTTCCACTAACTTCGGTTAAAACTGCTGATGTCTCAGATGATTGGACAGGGAAGTTGTCTGAGAGGGCTTCCTGTTTCTTGGTAGCTTTATGCTGCCGATCTGCTGAAGGTCGTAGAAGGGTTATTTCTGAAATTGTGAAGGCATTTAACTATTTCATTGATTCAGCAAGCAGTACCTCCAGAGGATCTTTGATACCTGACAGAAAAGTTTTGGCTTTCTCTGAGCTGGTAAATTCAATATTGTCGCGGAATAGTCAGAGCAACTTGCCTGTTCTTGGTTGCTCGCCTGATATTGCAAAACCTATGGTAGATGGTGGAATGGTACAATCTCTTTCTGGTTTTCTGAAAGTAATTGACCTGGATCACCCAGATGCTACAAAGGTTGTCAACTTGATATTGAAGGCTTTGGATAGCCTCACCAGGACTGCTTATGCTAGTGATCAAGTTCTCAAGTCAGATCGATATACCAAGAACAGATTACCAGGGTCACATGAACAAACACATGAAGCTGATGACACTGTAATCCATGAGCAAAGCACGGATAACAGACATCATCATACTGATGACACCATCCAATCTACAAGTCAACAAGCGCAAGAACTGTCTCATGTTGATAGGGACAATAATGAGAATCATGTCCAACCTTCTGAACAAGAAATGGGAGTTGATCTAGTGGACAATAACTCTAGCGGTAATCCTCCAATGCATGGTGTGGAGTTCATGCGAGACGAAACAATTGAAGGTAATGTAATGGCTACTAGTACTGACGTTGGTTTGCCTTTCCCAGTGCAACATCAAGCTGATGACGAAATgggtgaggaagatgaggatattggggaggaaggggaggatgaagacgaggatgaggatgatgaggaaATAGCAGATGAGGGAGCTGGTTTGATGTCCATAGCTGACACAGATATTGAGGACCAGGAGAACAATGCAATTGGTGAGGAATACAATGATGATCTgatggatgaagaagatgacgacTTTCTTGAGAACCGTGTTATAGAAGTGAGATGGAGGGAGAGCTTAACTGGAATGGATCATCATCTGAGATTTTCCAGGGGTCGTGCAGACTCAAGTGGTTTTATTGATATATCTTCTGAGTCATTTCATGGTGTGGGAACGGAGGATTCATTTAATCTGCATCGTTCGTTCGGTCTTGAGCGTCGCCGCCAAAGTGGAAGTAGGTCACTTCTTGATCGACCAAGGTCTGATGGAAATGcttttcttcatccactgctcgTCAGGCCAGCTCAGTCTAGGGAGGGAACTGGTTCAGCGTGGCCCTCTGGCGGCACCACCTCATCAAGAGATTTTCACACACTATCTTTTGGGAATTCAGACATCCCCTTGTACATGTTAGATGCTGGGTTTCCGCCAGAAACTGCTCCCCCAGTGTTTGGTGAGCGTGTTGTAAGTACTGCTCCCCCACCTTTGATAGATTTCTCACTTGGTGGGGATTCCCTCCGAATTAGGCGGGGCCCTGGTGATAATCCATGGACTGATGATGGTCAACCACAGGCAGGTAATCATGCAGCTGCTGTTGCTCAGGCAGTGGAGGATCAATTTGTGTCGCAGTTAACTGCGGTTAGTAATTCAAATAATACTCCTCTGGTGCAGCCTGAACAGAATGGCAATGATGTGAATGCACACTTACAATCACCAGATACAGGAACTATAGCAACCAATTCTCTTGCTCAACCTGTTGGTGGTCATCAGCAAGTTCATACTGTTAATCAAGAACCTGCTCCTGCTGATGGTCTCTGTCCTACAAATGTGCAGGTAAATCAACAGTCGGTTGGTTCTGTTCATGATAATCGTGTTGAGGAAGCGGTACAGCAAACAGCAGCTGATGATCCTATACCTCAGAGTGATGAAATGTTGTCTATTGCTGATACACAACTTGGTGATTGTCCTGAAAGAGATTCCTTGTCTGGTAATCAAAGTTGTGATCATATTATGCACAATGAGATTGAAGCACCTCAACAAGCTCAGTTGAGTAATGATCCTAGGGAAGCCCCATCTGATCTGGAGTCAAGCTGCCATGCACTTGTCACTTCTGCAAGTGCTGCTCCTGAGCTGAGTGATGCTCATGTAGATTCTGCTGCATTGAATGCGGATGTTGACATGAACAGTGTTGATATTGCTGATAATGAAGTTGGAAACTCAGCTCCTGGTTCTGATGGCAATGGCTTGTCTTCTAGGAGACATGAAGAAGCTCATCAAGAGCCTCAGACAGAGCAACCAAATGCTAACAATGAGGCCTCTAGTGCTAATGAAATCGATCCCACATTTCTTGAAGCATTGCCTGAGGATCTTCGTGCGGAGGTCCTTGCTTCTCAGCAGAACCGTTCTGCCCCAGCTGCTTCCTATACTCCACCAGCTGCAGAAGAAATAGATCCAGAGTTTTTGGCTGCTCTTCCACCAGACATTCAAGCTGAAGTTCTAGCCCAGCAGCGAGCACAGAGGATTGCTCACTCTCAACCAGTTGGTCAGCCAGTAGATATGGATAATGCTTCAATTATAGCAACTTTTCCTCCTGATCTACGTGAAGAGGTAGTGCTTCAATCATTACTACTTTCCCTCCTTGTTTGCGTGAAGAGGTACAGCTTAATTTATATAACAGTTCAGTATACTGACCTGTTTTTACCACAGGTGCTTTTAACCTCGTCAGAAGCAGTTCTGTCTGCCCTTCCTTCAGCGTTACTTGCTGAAGCTCAAATGCTACGGGACAGAGAACTGAGTCGCTATCGTGCTAGAGGAAGCCTCTTTGGTGGAAGCTACAGGCTTGGAGGGAGGAGGTTGCCAGCTGACAATCAGACAGTTATAGATAGGGCTGTTGGTGTTACTATGGGTAGAAGGGTTATTTCTGCTACACCAGGCAGTTCAAAGGGTAAAGATGTGGAAGGGACCCCGCTTCTGGACTCAGATGCTCTACGTGCACTTATTCGCCTTCTGCAGCTTGCTCCGGTAATGTCCAAATTGTGCACAATTTCTCAATAATTGTATTATGTTTTCTTCAACTGAACTTGCAACTTTCTTTTTAGCCGTTGCCACATGTGCTCCATTCTTGGTAGTATGATGTAATATTGCATGTATAAATGTATAGTTGCATAGTGTAAACCTGTCCTTGTAAGCTTGCCACAAGTTCCCAAAATGTTAAATGAAATGATAAGAGCCTTGCACAGTGGAAACCTGTTATAAACCCCTGCAGACACCTATATTCATGTGCCATCTATGGGTAGTAGCATATTATTGGAAGCCTTGCATATTTTCCGTTATGTGTGAACCATCCAGGCAGGACTGGGGTCACAATGTTACCCACCAACCTCTGAAATATGATATTTTAATTCCTTCTAGGCTATAGGAAATCAATAATAATTACATGGATTATGCACTAGAATGAGAAAATGATGACTTTGCAGATAATACATCAATAAAGATGGGTTGAAAAAGTTACTATACACACAATTGTCTCCTCTTTATTTATTATAGGTTTTTGTCCACTTTTCTGTTAGCTTATTACATTTTCAGCTACTGCTTAACTATTCCACATTTTTGCAGCCACTCAGCAAAGGCCTTCTTCAAAGGCTTATGTTCAATCTATGTGCACACAGTGTCACACGTGTTACCTTGGTTGGCCATCTGCTCAACATGATTAAACCTGAATCTGAGGGGCTTAGCATATCTAATTGCATGGCTACGTATAGATTACATGGATGTCAGTGGAACATTGTTTACACACAACCTTACTCTGCAAATGGTAATACAATCTCTCTGTTGTTtgtctttttatttttcatttcttGGATAATCTTTGGCTCTCCTAAGACTTCTTTTATATTGCTTCCTTTTTTGCTCATTATCTTGTTCAACAGTGTTATTTAGCACTTTTTACTGGCACTACTACTTTTCAGGTTTGCCTCCACTTGTGACACGGAGACTTCTAGAAATCCTGACATATCTTGCTTCTAACCATCCATCTGTTGCGGATCTTTTGGTCCATTTCAATCCTTCAGCTAGTTCAAACTGTTTGATGTTACAGCGGAGTAAAGAGATATCTCAAGAAAGTGCGTCGTTGGACACAAAGCAACCATCTTCACAGGGCTATACACCTATTCTATTGTTTCTTAAGCTCCTAAACAAACCCTTATTTCTGCGCAGTCGAGTATACCTTGAGCAGGTATTTCTCAGCACTAGTTTTGGCGTATGGTAGCTCTTGATTCACTTCAAATATTTATCGTATCTTTTAATTTTGTCCTCAGGTGATGTGCTTGCTTGAAGTTGTGGTCAACAATGCTGCGTCCCAAATTGATTATCCACCTCGTTCTGCACAGATTGCTAATAGTTCAGATGTTGAATTGGTTGATGGGGCACCATCTCAAACTCAGGCGGAACCATCTACTCTGGAACAAGGTCATATTCAGGATAATAGCCAAAGCAAAGATGTTGAGGTGCCAGCGTCATGTGCTAGGCAGGATGTTAATGTGCATGCCATTCTTACTCAGCTTCCTGATGCTGAATTGCATAATCTGTGCAATATTCTGGCACTTGAGgggttagttttttttttttgctttgcaCTCTTATTCTTTTTATCTTATTATCACATAACATGCACAAATGATGGTTTACGCATCAGTTTTAGAGTTCACATGTATTTCCTGTTGAACATTAATAggctgtttggtttgaggaatgaGATAGTCCATCATTTTCTCACTTTATTGTTTGGTTTGCAAACTGGAATGAGTTGATCCATTACCACCTCATTCCTTACAAGCTAATAATTAGTACTAGTATGAGGAATGGGTTCATTCCACCAAATTTGAGGACTCATGATGCACAACCTCATCTAGAATGGGGTggttcctcaaaccaaacacccctaacagATGCCTTTGATTGTTCATTTTCAAGGAGTAGGAAAGTATGGAGTATGGGAGGGAAGTGGGATTAGGACAAGATTTACATACCATTTTTTCTTACTACACTCTACTAGGTACAGTAGAGAGAAAGCGGACCAACTAGGCAGAATGAAGATGGACCCGAGGCTGACCAATGCGTAATCAGAATACATAGAATTACTAAAGATACAATAACAAGCACCATAGGAAATTAATTCCTTCCGTGTATTTGTTTCTTAGCTTCAAAAGATCCATTTTTGGTAGAATGTTACTTTAAGAACacattgttttcttttccctcTCTTGCGAAATTGGTTGTCTTGCCACCTTCAACAGCTTTTACAGAATTTATGCAGGAAGACTTGGCCATATGCAGTAAATTGAAACCAATTGATATGCTTTAATATTAGAATACATTTTACTCCAAAAATACTCAAGAAAAGATATTTGATGTCAGACTTCTGACATTTGAAAATTGTTGTCCTTTTTCAGGGCTTTAGACAAATTTACTTAcatgtttcttttttgttgAAATATTCAGTCTTCCAGATAAAGTGTACTCTCTTGCCTCGGAGGTGGTGAAAAAACTGGCTAGTGTTGCAGCATCGCATCGAAAATTCTTTTCCATTGAGTTAGCTGGTGTTGCTCAGAGTTTAAGTTCTTCGGCAGTAGATGAGCTTGTAACACTGAAGAACACTCAAATGCTTGGGCTCAGTACTTGTTCTATGGCTGGAGCTGCTATCTTGCGGGTGCTGCAAGTCTTATCTACGTTGACTTCAGATGTGATTGATAGTAGACATGAACAAGATATGGGACAGGAAGAGCAGTCAATTTTGTGGGATCTGAATGTTGGTCTTGAACCTTTGTGGCAAGAATTAAGTGATTGTATAAGTGCAACAGAGGCAAAACTTGTACATAATTCAACATTCACTTCCCCTGCTCCATTGGTGGACACTCTGGAAGTTGGTGCTTCATCCTCTGTCTCCCCACCACTTCCTCCAGGCACTCAGCGCTTGTTGCCATTTATAGAATCATTTTTTGTTCTATGTGAGAAGCTTCAAACAAATCAACCAGTTACACAATCAGATTACAATGTTACTGCTCCTGAAGTGAAAGATTTAGCTGGAAGTTCATCGTCACCATCACTGAAGACTGGTGGAATCTGCAATGTTACTTTTATAAAGGTTGCAGAAAAACATCGACGGCTACTCAATGTTTTCATTCGACAAAACCCAAGCTTACTTGAGAAATCACTTTCTATGATGTTGAAAGTACCAAGGCTGATAGATTTTGACAACAAGCGTGCTTACTTCCGGTCGCGCATCCGACAGCAACATGATCAGCATCTTTCGGCTCCTCTACGCATTAGTGTTCGCAGGGCTTACGTTTTGGAGGATTCATATAATCAGTTGAGGTTACGTCGTACCCAGGACCTCAAAGGTCGCTTGACCGTACAATTTCAAGGAGAAGAGGGTATAGATGCTGGAGGACTAACTAGGGAGTGGTACCAGCTGCTCTCAAGAGTTATCTTTGACAAAGGAGCTCTTCTCTTCACCACTGTTGGAAACAATGCGACTTTTCAGCCTAATCCTAACTCTGTTTATCAAACGGAGCACCTTTCTTATTTCAAGTTTGTTGGTCGAGTGGTATTTTCTTGACACTGTCCTCAATAGTATATACTGCATTATTTGTTTTGTGTAACCCCTCTTCTGAGACCTAGTTATTTGCACAGGTTGCTAAAGCATTGTTTGATGGTCAATTGTTGGACGTCCACTTTACCCGTTCATTTTACAAACACATCCTGGGTGCTAAAGTAACATATCATGACATAGAGGCTATTGATCCTGATTACTACAAAAATTTGAAGTGGATGCTGGAGGTTTGGTTTCATTACCCACAAATTTCATATTTTAAGTTTGTGTGGATGTGCACAGTTCCTAAATCATGTCTTTTCTGAACAGAATGATGTAAGTGACCTTCCTGATTTGACATTCAGCATGGATCCTGAC harbors:
- the LOC117845479 gene encoding E3 ubiquitin-protein ligase UPL1 isoform X1, which encodes MKLKRRRAVEVPPNIKSFIDSVTAVPLDNVELPLKDFAWEFDKGDFHHWVDLFNHFDSFFESYIKSRKDLLLEDNFLDVDPPFPREAVLQILRVSRIILENCTNRHFYSFFEQHLSALLASTDADIVEASLQTLMAFVNKSVGKSSIRSTSLTSKLFAFSQGWGGKEGGLGLIACSLPIVSDPVSTEVGSTLHFEFYRGADKSEKSQSVDKGNRLEVIHLPNVNTCKETDLEILDKLVKDYSVPQALRFPLLTRLRFARAFDTLTCRRQYICIRLYAFIVLVQAGHDTEGLSSFLNNEPEFIDELLSLLSYEDEIPEKIRILGILSLVALSQDRSHQPTVLSSVTSGGHRSILPSLMQKAVDSIISGSMKWSIIFAEALLSLVSMLVSSTPGSLALQEAGFIPTILPLLKDTNTQHLHLVSTAVHVIESFLDYHNPSSALFRDLGGLDDTIARLKIEVSQVEIGSKKNEESQSINKGKEVESCPLVPDMQPSCSEALVLYNRKNLMKVLLRTISLATYVPGSSARVDGSEENVLPPCLCTIFRRGKDFGGGVFSLAANVMSDLIHKDPTCYSVLDAAGLPQAFLDAILDGVLYNSDAVSCIPQCLDALCLNNSGLQLVKDCNALRCFVKIFTSRLYLKALNGDTTGALSSGLDELMRHASSLRSSGVDMFIEILNTVSKIGCGGDSNSCAECDNSSAAVPMDADVEGATTQSEGVPSEVGCSGKMVEAPLDATTSSSIELFLPECICNVARLLETVLQNTDTCRLFIEKKGIEAVLQLFKLPVLPVSVSIGQSISVAFKNFSPQHSVSLARAVCSFFRDHLKLTNELLGLISGTKLVDSELVKQSALMKSLSTLEGLLSLANFLLKGTTIMISELAFADAEILKELGKVYTEVTWQISLLSDAKVDKQESDQDDVAGDASISNASERDSDDDTSAAPVARYMNSVSARASLSPWSMEQDFVSAVRSAANMHRHGRHSLSRIRGRLSGVLDATHTDLDGPFSPAEISRSHDASKKSPEVVVSELLTKLGYTMRSFLSTLVKGLPARRRADSNLSPASRSLVTALAQLFLSALGYSGHSTAGFEMSLSVKCRYLGKVVEDMAVLTFDSRRRSCNSALVNSFYVNGTFKEVLTTFEATSQLLWTLPFSAPAGTDQGSSINEKVSHNTWLLDTLQSYCKLLEYYVNSTFLLSPSSSHNQLLVQPIVTELSINLFPVPSEPESFVRMLQSQILDAVLPVWNHKIFPECSPTLVTSLVSIMNNICSAVGDLKQSRNIAGVANQRVTSPPLDESAIATIVEMGFSRARAEEALRSVRTNSVEMATDWLFSHPEEFVQEDVQLAQALALSLGNSIETPKEDGSNKNDTATAEEKGVFVLPLDDILTVSTKLFCSSDSAMAFPLTDLLVTLCNRNKGEYRQRVVLYLFEQLRRFSSDTITDAGALYSVAHLLALLLSEDSGIREIGAENGVTPHVLNMLENLKSRTDHTDKTWNSISALLLILDNMLQFNPKLNTETTDGASKSTSDISSADSKANPAPPDEEKTETMDSADDASANVFEKILGKSTGYLTDQESQKALVFCCEFIKKRVPATVMQAVLQLSARLTKTHALAAQFFENGGLSSLLNLPSACIFPGFETLASAIVRHLIEDPQTLQSAMELEIRQSLSNRGSRTPRSFLTNMAPLISRDPVIFMRAVTSVCQLDSSGGRMNVVLLKDKERDREKQKVPSIESGVPCNEPVRVTADIKSVDTPNRWSRSHKKVPASLSQVIDQLLEIIMSYPSASKEQGFDGYSLLTPIDVDEPNTKGKSKVDDGQELEGDALSERSALLSKLAFVLKLMSEILLMYVHAVGIILRRDTEISQSRSCDQGAGHSGLLHHIFYLLLPLTSVKTADVSDDWTGKLSERASCFLVALCCRSAEGRRRVISEIVKAFNYFIDSASSTSRGSLIPDRKVLAFSELVNSILSRNSQSNLPVLGCSPDIAKPMVDGGMVQSLSGFLKVIDLDHPDATKVVNLILKALDSLTRTAYASDQVLKSDRYTKNRLPGSHEQTHEADDTVIHEQSTDNRHHHTDDTIQSTSQQAQELSHVDRDNNENHVQPSEQEMGVDLVDNNSSGNPPMHGVEFMRDETIEGNVMATSTDVGLPFPVQHQADDEMGEEDEDIGEEGEDEDEDEDDEEIADEGAGLMSIADTDIEDQENNAIGEEYNDDLMDEEDDDFLENRVIEVRWRESLTGMDHHLRFSRGRADSSGFIDISSESFHGVGTEDSFNLHRSFGLERRRQSGSRSLLDRPRSDGNAFLHPLLVRPAQSREGTGSAWPSGGTTSSRDFHTLSFGNSDIPLYMLDAGFPPETAPPVFGERVVSTAPPPLIDFSLGGDSLRIRRGPGDNPWTDDGQPQAGNHAAAVAQAVEDQFVSQLTAVSNSNNTPLVQPEQNGNDVNAHLQSPDTGTIATNSLAQPVGGHQQVHTVNQEPAPADGLCPTNVQVNQQSVGSVHDNRVEEAVQQTAADDPIPQSDEMLSIADTQLGDCPERDSLSGNQSCDHIMHNEIEAPQQAQLSNDPREAPSDLESSCHALVTSASAAPELSDAHVDSAALNADVDMNSVDIADNEVGNSAPGSDGNGLSSRRHEEAHQEPQTEQPNANNEASSANEIDPTFLEALPEDLRAEVLASQQNRSAPAASYTPPAAEEIDPEFLAALPPDIQAEVLAQQRAQRIAHSQPVGQPVDMDNASIIATFPPDLREEVLLTSSEAVLSALPSALLAEAQMLRDRELSRYRARGSLFGGSYRLGGRRLPADNQTVIDRAVGVTMGRRVISATPGSSKGKDVEGTPLLDSDALRALIRLLQLAPPLSKGLLQRLMFNLCAHSVTRVTLVGHLLNMIKPESEGLSISNCMATYRLHGCQWNIVYTQPYSANGLPPLVTRRLLEILTYLASNHPSVADLLVHFNPSASSNCLMLQRSKEISQESASLDTKQPSSQGYTPILLFLKLLNKPLFLRSRVYLEQVMCLLEVVVNNAASQIDYPPRSAQIANSSDVELVDGAPSQTQAEPSTLEQGHIQDNSQSKDVEVPASCARQDVNVHAILTQLPDAELHNLCNILALEGLPDKVYSLASEVVKKLASVAASHRKFFSIELAGVAQSLSSSAVDELVTLKNTQMLGLSTCSMAGAAILRVLQVLSTLTSDVIDSRHEQDMGQEEQSILWDLNVGLEPLWQELSDCISATEAKLVHNSTFTSPAPLVDTLEVGASSSVSPPLPPGTQRLLPFIESFFVLCEKLQTNQPVTQSDYNVTAPEVKDLAGSSSSPSLKTGGICNVTFIKVAEKHRRLLNVFIRQNPSLLEKSLSMMLKVPRLIDFDNKRAYFRSRIRQQHDQHLSAPLRISVRRAYVLEDSYNQLRLRRTQDLKGRLTVQFQGEEGIDAGGLTREWYQLLSRVIFDKGALLFTTVGNNATFQPNPNSVYQTEHLSYFKFVGRVVAKALFDGQLLDVHFTRSFYKHILGAKVTYHDIEAIDPDYYKNLKWMLENDVSDLPDLTFSMDPDEEKHILYEKTEVTDYELKPGGRNIRVTEETKQEYVDLVAEHILTTAIRPQINAFLEGFTELVPRDLISLFNDKELELLISGLPEIDLDDLKANAEYIGFSAASPVIQWFWEVVKAFSKEDMARLLQFVTGTSKVPLEGFKALQGISGPQRFQIHKAYGAPDRLPSAHTCFNQLDLPEYTSKEQLEERLLLAIHEASEGFGFG